A genome region from Nocardia sp. NBC_01730 includes the following:
- a CDS encoding quinone oxidoreductase family protein: MHAIQVSEHGGPEVLKYVDVPDPRIAPDQLLVDTQAIGVNFIDTYLRTGRYPQDVPYIPGAEGTGVVTGIGANVSEFAVGDRVAWAAAPGSYAQKVAVNAAVAIAVPDGVEAPVAASALLQGMTAHYLLESIYQPEPGETVLVHAGAGGVGLILTQLATARGIRVITTVSSDDKETLSRTAGAAEVLRYGDDLADQVRKLTDGVGVAAVYDGVGAATFESSLASLRVRGTLALFGAASGPVPPFDLQRLGPAGSLFVTRPTLAHYIRDRAELTWRAGDVLGAIADGSLNIRIGATYPLADAERAHRDLEGRKTTGSIVLLP, translated from the coding sequence ATGCACGCCATTCAGGTTTCCGAACACGGTGGTCCCGAGGTCCTGAAGTACGTGGACGTCCCCGATCCACGCATCGCGCCGGACCAGCTGCTGGTCGACACGCAGGCGATCGGCGTCAATTTCATCGACACCTACCTCCGCACCGGACGCTACCCGCAGGACGTCCCGTACATCCCGGGCGCCGAGGGCACCGGCGTCGTCACCGGGATCGGCGCGAACGTGTCCGAGTTCGCGGTCGGCGACCGGGTCGCGTGGGCGGCCGCGCCGGGCAGCTACGCGCAGAAGGTGGCGGTGAACGCCGCCGTCGCCATCGCGGTGCCGGACGGAGTCGAGGCTCCGGTTGCCGCCTCGGCGCTGCTGCAGGGCATGACAGCGCACTACCTGCTCGAGTCGATCTACCAGCCGGAGCCAGGGGAAACCGTTCTGGTGCATGCCGGCGCGGGCGGTGTCGGGCTGATCCTGACCCAGCTGGCCACGGCACGCGGCATCCGGGTGATCACGACGGTGTCCTCCGACGACAAAGAGACCCTCTCCCGCACGGCGGGCGCCGCCGAGGTGCTGCGCTACGGCGACGATCTCGCCGACCAGGTACGCAAGCTCACCGACGGCGTCGGCGTGGCCGCGGTATACGACGGCGTCGGTGCGGCAACCTTCGAGTCGAGCCTGGCCTCGCTGCGCGTCCGCGGCACGCTCGCCCTGTTCGGCGCCGCGAGCGGCCCCGTGCCGCCATTCGACTTGCAACGACTCGGCCCGGCCGGTTCGCTGTTCGTCACTCGCCCGACCCTCGCGCACTACATCCGCGACCGCGCCGAATTGACCTGGCGCGCGGGCGATGTACTCGGCGCCATCGCCGACGGCTCGCTGAACATCCGAATCGGCGCCACCTACCCACTCGCCGACGCCGAGCGGGCCCATCGCGACCTGGAGGGCCGCAAGACCACGGGTTCCATCGTTCTGCTCCCTTGA
- a CDS encoding FAD-dependent monooxygenase — translation MTRLVLVAGAGPTGLTLALDLARRNIPVRIIDKAATFFAGSRGDGIQPRTLEVFDDLGVLDAVRAAGMPIPAMRVHLDGEFVTERRMWEPIEPTPTAPYPNPWVLGQSGTEGILRDRLAEFGVHVELGTTLVAFDQDACAVTATLERDGARETVRAAYLVGADGGRSTVRKTLGIPFEGNTDESIQMLLGDVRADALDHEFGYWFATADRPMEGIALSPVPGGRQFQFAAPSTGDAQASLALLQKYMDRYYGRDDITLTELSWVTVWRPNVRLAKRFRDGRVFLAGDAAHAHPPTGGQGMNTGIQDAYNLGWKLAAALAGDDAPLDSYESERRTVAARVLGLSSELLDKLVDGDEDAMRRGPETQQLDISYRDRAAREPLAAGDRAPDAPLKDEAGRPVRLFDLFRGPHATLLSFGSTAPAGPDAYAVVRPGMPVAGPHVVDVEGHAHTAYAASEGTRVLIRPDGYVGAIS, via the coding sequence ATGACTCGACTCGTCCTCGTCGCGGGCGCCGGCCCCACCGGCCTCACTCTCGCTCTCGACCTCGCTCGCCGGAACATCCCGGTCCGGATCATCGACAAGGCCGCGACGTTCTTCGCCGGTTCCCGCGGCGACGGCATCCAGCCGCGCACGCTGGAGGTGTTCGACGACCTGGGCGTGCTCGACGCGGTGCGCGCGGCCGGGATGCCGATACCCGCGATGCGCGTCCACCTCGACGGCGAGTTCGTCACCGAGCGCAGGATGTGGGAGCCGATCGAGCCGACGCCCACCGCCCCCTACCCGAATCCGTGGGTGCTCGGCCAGTCCGGGACCGAGGGCATCCTGCGCGATCGGCTCGCCGAATTCGGCGTGCACGTCGAACTCGGCACCACGCTGGTCGCCTTCGACCAGGACGCGTGCGCCGTCACGGCGACGCTGGAGCGCGACGGCGCACGCGAGACCGTGCGCGCCGCCTACCTGGTCGGTGCCGACGGCGGTAGGAGCACTGTGCGCAAGACGTTGGGCATTCCGTTCGAAGGCAATACCGACGAGTCGATCCAGATGCTGCTCGGCGACGTGCGGGCCGACGCACTCGACCACGAGTTCGGTTACTGGTTCGCCACCGCCGACCGGCCGATGGAGGGCATCGCCCTGTCGCCGGTGCCCGGTGGGCGCCAGTTCCAGTTCGCCGCCCCCTCGACCGGCGACGCGCAGGCGAGCCTCGCACTGCTTCAGAAGTACATGGACCGCTACTACGGACGCGACGACATCACCCTCACCGAGCTCAGCTGGGTTACGGTGTGGCGGCCGAATGTCCGACTGGCCAAGCGGTTCCGCGACGGCCGCGTCTTTCTGGCAGGTGACGCCGCGCACGCGCACCCGCCCACCGGAGGACAGGGGATGAACACCGGCATCCAGGACGCCTACAACCTCGGCTGGAAGCTGGCCGCCGCCCTCGCAGGTGACGACGCACCGTTGGACAGCTATGAATCCGAGCGAAGGACGGTGGCCGCCCGGGTACTCGGTCTGAGCTCGGAACTGTTGGACAAGCTGGTCGACGGCGACGAGGACGCGATGCGGCGCGGACCGGAGACCCAGCAGCTGGATATCAGCTACCGCGATCGGGCCGCGCGCGAGCCGCTGGCGGCAGGCGATCGCGCACCGGACGCGCCGCTGAAAGACGAAGCGGGACGACCGGTCCGGCTGTTCGACCTGTTCCGCGGACCGCACGCGACGCTGCTGTCGTTCGGCAGCACCGCCCCGGCCGGGCCGGACGCGTACGCGGTGGTTCGCCCTGGGATGCCGGTGGCGGGACCGCACGTGGTGGATGTCGAGGGGCACGCGCACACGGCCTACGCCGCGTCCGAAGGCACCCGTGTCCTCATCCGGCCGGACGGCTACGTGGGCGCGATCAGCTGA
- the tkt gene encoding transketolase, with protein MSVTDDIRALTQPNHPDDWTDLDTKAVDTIRVLAADAVQNTGNGHPGTAMSLAPLAYTLYQRVMRQDPSDPSWVGRDRFVLSCGHSSLTQYIQLYLAGFGLELDDLENLRKWGSLTPGHPEFRHTDGVEITTGPLGQGLASAVGMAMAARRERGLFDPDAAPGTSPFDHFIYVVASDGDLEEGVTSEASSLAGTQQLGNLVVVYDDNRISIEDDTTIAFTEDVAKRYEAYGWHVQVVEGGEDVVAIEAALAAAKAETGKPSIIVLRTIIGYPAPGKMNTGAAHGAALGADEVAATKKILGFDPEQSFQVDDAVIAHTRKAVERGQEAHQEWQRSFDAWAAAHPENKALFDRLAERRLPEGWAANLPTYEADPKGMATRKASGKVLAALASVLPELWGGSADLAESNNTTMPDQPSFGPESISTGMWKADPYGRTLHFGVREHAMGSILNGIALHGPTRPYGGTFLVFSDYMRPAVRLAALMRVPAIYVWTHDSIGLGEDGPTHQPIEHLAALRAIPGLNVVRPGDANETTYAWRTILERDSSEHASHFSVSEPPHQDGPSGLALTRQDLPIQEGTSYEGVSKGGYILAEASTGTPRVILIATGSELQLAVAARTTLEEQGIATRVVSMPCVEWFDAQDKAYRDEVLPPAVAARVVVEAGIAMPWYRFAGDAGEIVSIEHFGASADYKTLFREFGFTPQAVVAAAQRTLENVKG; from the coding sequence GTGTCAGTCACAGACGACATCCGCGCCCTCACTCAGCCGAACCACCCGGACGACTGGACGGATCTGGACACCAAGGCCGTCGACACCATCCGGGTCCTGGCCGCCGACGCGGTGCAGAACACCGGGAACGGTCATCCCGGCACGGCGATGAGCCTGGCGCCGCTGGCATACACGCTCTACCAGCGCGTCATGCGTCAAGACCCCAGCGATCCCAGCTGGGTGGGCCGGGACCGGTTCGTGCTCTCCTGCGGCCACTCCAGCCTGACTCAGTACATCCAGCTCTACCTGGCCGGTTTCGGTCTGGAACTGGACGACCTGGAGAACCTTCGCAAGTGGGGCTCGCTCACCCCCGGTCACCCGGAGTTCCGCCACACCGACGGCGTCGAGATCACTACCGGCCCACTCGGCCAAGGCCTGGCCTCGGCAGTCGGCATGGCGATGGCGGCGCGGCGCGAGCGCGGCCTGTTCGACCCGGACGCCGCGCCCGGCACCAGCCCGTTCGACCACTTCATCTACGTGGTCGCCTCGGACGGTGACCTCGAGGAAGGCGTCACCTCGGAGGCGTCGTCGCTCGCGGGCACCCAGCAGCTCGGCAATCTCGTCGTGGTCTACGACGACAACCGGATCTCCATCGAGGACGACACCACCATCGCCTTCACCGAGGACGTCGCGAAGCGCTACGAGGCCTACGGCTGGCACGTGCAGGTGGTCGAGGGCGGCGAGGACGTCGTCGCGATCGAGGCCGCACTGGCCGCCGCCAAGGCCGAGACCGGCAAACCCTCGATCATCGTGTTGCGTACCATCATCGGCTACCCGGCGCCGGGGAAGATGAACACCGGGGCAGCACACGGCGCCGCCCTGGGCGCCGACGAGGTGGCCGCTACCAAGAAGATCCTCGGCTTCGACCCGGAGCAGAGCTTCCAGGTGGACGATGCGGTCATCGCGCACACCCGCAAGGCTGTCGAGCGCGGTCAGGAGGCCCACCAGGAATGGCAGCGGTCGTTCGACGCGTGGGCTGCGGCGCATCCGGAGAACAAAGCGCTGTTCGATCGCCTCGCCGAGCGGCGCCTGCCCGAGGGCTGGGCCGCGAATCTGCCGACCTACGAAGCGGATCCGAAGGGCATGGCCACCCGCAAGGCCTCCGGCAAGGTCCTCGCCGCGCTCGCGTCGGTGCTGCCTGAGCTGTGGGGCGGTTCGGCCGACCTCGCCGAGTCCAACAACACCACCATGCCCGACCAGCCCAGCTTCGGACCGGAGTCGATCTCGACCGGCATGTGGAAGGCCGACCCGTACGGCCGCACCCTGCACTTCGGTGTCCGCGAGCACGCGATGGGCTCGATCCTCAACGGCATCGCCCTGCACGGCCCGACCCGCCCCTACGGCGGCACTTTCCTGGTGTTCAGCGACTACATGCGTCCTGCGGTGCGCCTGGCCGCGCTGATGCGGGTGCCCGCGATCTACGTGTGGACCCATGACTCCATCGGCCTCGGCGAGGACGGCCCGACGCACCAGCCGATCGAGCATCTGGCCGCGCTGCGCGCCATCCCCGGCCTGAACGTGGTCCGCCCCGGTGACGCCAACGAGACCACATACGCCTGGCGCACCATCCTCGAGCGCGACAGCAGCGAGCACGCCTCGCACTTCTCGGTCTCCGAGCCGCCGCATCAGGACGGCCCGTCGGGGCTGGCGCTGACCCGCCAGGATCTGCCGATCCAGGAGGGCACCAGCTACGAGGGCGTATCGAAGGGCGGCTACATCCTGGCCGAGGCGTCCACCGGCACGCCCCGGGTGATCCTGATCGCTACCGGTTCGGAGCTCCAACTCGCCGTCGCCGCCCGCACTACGCTGGAGGAGCAGGGCATCGCAACCCGCGTTGTGTCGATGCCGTGTGTGGAGTGGTTCGACGCACAGGACAAGGCTTACCGGGACGAGGTGCTCCCGCCCGCGGTCGCCGCTCGTGTCGTCGTCGAGGCCGGTATCGCGATGCCGTGGTACCGGTTCGCCGGTGACGCGGGCGAGATCGTATCGATCGAGCACTTCGGCGCTTCCGCCGACTACAAGACCCTGTTCCGCGAATTCGGTTTCACTCCGCAAGCCGTCGTTGCCGCAGCGCAGCGCACGCTCGAGAACGTGAAGGGATAA
- a CDS encoding TetR/AcrR family transcriptional regulator, producing the protein MVRFRVKEVVRVSLSRKEKSAETEQALKAAALRLFAERGYLNTKITDITTTAGRAAGSFYNHFASKEELLQALLSDLAAVGDERAEKPDHNPDFSDPEAVRYHVAGYWGFAREHAAVLRAVNQAALVNDDFARMVARFGSQQRTDIIDHVAGFAAEGLRLPSTPDASLAMMFLLTQSLLVAVEDGTVDLTDEQAVNGLTRFVYRGLTGRDY; encoded by the coding sequence TTGGTACGTTTCCGTGTCAAGGAGGTGGTGCGGGTGTCCCTGAGCCGCAAGGAGAAGTCGGCCGAGACCGAGCAGGCGCTGAAGGCCGCCGCGCTGCGGCTGTTCGCCGAGCGCGGCTATCTGAACACCAAGATCACCGACATCACGACGACCGCGGGCCGGGCGGCGGGGTCGTTCTACAACCACTTCGCCAGCAAGGAAGAACTGCTTCAAGCGCTACTGAGCGACCTGGCCGCGGTGGGTGACGAGCGCGCGGAGAAGCCCGACCACAACCCGGACTTCAGCGACCCGGAGGCGGTGCGCTACCACGTCGCCGGGTATTGGGGCTTCGCGCGGGAACATGCGGCGGTGCTGCGCGCGGTGAATCAGGCGGCCTTGGTCAACGACGACTTCGCCCGCATGGTCGCACGGTTCGGCAGTCAGCAGCGCACGGACATCATCGACCACGTGGCAGGCTTCGCTGCCGAAGGATTACGGCTGCCGAGCACGCCCGACGCCAGTCTGGCGATGATGTTCCTGCTCACCCAGAGCCTGCTGGTCGCGGTCGAGGACGGCACCGTCGACCTGACCGACGAACAGGCGGTGAACGGCCTGACTCGCTTCGTCTACCGCGGACTCACCGGGCGAGATTACTGA
- a CDS encoding heme o synthase, with translation MRIGQQPGGDGAHGSSATALADRFTGPGLPSRLVRRVLAYIALTKPRVIELLLVATIPTMLLADRGTVDLRLIVVTLFGGWMGAASANTLNCVADADIDKVMKRTAKRPLARDAVPTRNAFVFGVLLGVGSFAWLWWQANLLSGLLVVATILFYVFVYTLGLKRRTAQNVVWGGAAGCMPALVGWSAVTGGIGWPALALFGVIFFWTPPHTWALAMRYKEDYRAAGVPMLPVVATERTVTKQIVIYTWLTVLTTLALVSATGVVYAAVALMAGAWFLLMAHQLYAGVRRGESVKPLRLFLQSNNYLAVVFCGLAVDSVLGWDTIGSFFS, from the coding sequence GTGCGGATTGGGCAACAGCCGGGTGGCGATGGCGCACACGGCTCGTCCGCGACGGCGCTGGCCGATCGGTTCACGGGTCCCGGTCTACCGTCTCGACTCGTGCGGCGGGTGTTGGCGTACATCGCGCTGACGAAGCCGCGCGTCATCGAACTGCTGCTGGTCGCAACGATTCCCACCATGCTGCTCGCCGATCGTGGCACGGTCGACCTCCGGTTGATCGTGGTCACGCTGTTCGGCGGATGGATGGGCGCCGCGAGCGCGAACACGCTGAACTGTGTCGCCGACGCCGACATCGACAAGGTGATGAAGCGGACCGCCAAACGTCCGCTGGCCAGGGACGCGGTGCCGACCAGGAACGCCTTCGTGTTCGGTGTGCTGCTCGGCGTCGGTTCGTTCGCCTGGCTGTGGTGGCAGGCCAACCTGCTCAGCGGCTTGCTCGTGGTCGCGACGATCCTCTTCTATGTCTTCGTGTACACGCTCGGCCTCAAGCGCCGCACCGCGCAGAACGTGGTCTGGGGCGGCGCGGCGGGCTGCATGCCCGCGCTGGTCGGCTGGTCGGCAGTCACCGGCGGCATCGGCTGGCCGGCCCTCGCGCTGTTCGGTGTCATCTTCTTCTGGACACCGCCGCACACCTGGGCGCTGGCCATGCGCTACAAAGAGGACTACCGCGCGGCAGGCGTGCCGATGCTGCCGGTGGTGGCCACCGAACGGACCGTCACCAAGCAGATCGTCATCTACACCTGGCTGACCGTGCTCACCACCCTGGCCCTAGTGTCGGCGACCGGTGTGGTGTACGCAGCCGTGGCCCTGATGGCCGGAGCGTGGTTCCTGCTCATGGCCCACCAGTTGTACGCGGGCGTACGGCGCGGCGAATCGGTGAAGCCGCTGCGGCTGTTCCTGCAGTCGAACAACTACTTGGCCGTGGTGTTCTGCGGCCTCGCGGTGGACTCGGTGCTCGGCTGGGACACCATCGGCAGCTTCTTCAGCTGA